The sequence below is a genomic window from Cyanobacteriota bacterium.
TCGAGGCTAGCAATCGTGACCATCATGACGAAGACTTTCAATTCTTTCAAGAGACGCTAGGGTTGTCACCAGATCGGTTGCTGCCGCCAATTTTGTCCTTGGATGAAGATACAATTCAGGCACGCCTGAGCCAGCGTGACCAAACCGACTACCTACAGCGATTAGTCGAGAAAATTCAGGGGCAATCCAGCGATGTGGTGTTGATGGAAGGGCCAGGAACACTGCAAGAGGGAACGTTGTTGGGTATGTCACTCCACACCATAGCTACGGCCCTGGATGCGGCTGTACTATTGGTCGGACATTTTGATATTGTGCAAACCGTAGACAGAATGCTGTTTGCAAAGGAGCAATTCGGCGATCGGCTCATTGGCGTGGTGATTAACGATGTACCCGCGGCTAACACAGATTTTGCCCAGGGTAGTTTACGGGAATTTTTAGAACATCACCAAATTCCCGTGCTGGGTATGTTGCCCCGTGATGTAGTCTTACGGAGTGTAAGTGTGCGGGAG
It includes:
- a CDS encoding phosphotransacetylase family protein, which gives rise to EASNRDHHDEDFQFFQETLGLSPDRLLPPILSLDEDTIQARLSQRDQTDYLQRLVEKIQGQSSDVVLMEGPGTLQEGTLLGMSLHTIATALDAAVLLVGHFDIVQTVDRMLFAKEQFGDRLIGVVINDVPAANTDFAQGSLREFLEHHQIPVLGMLPRDVVLRSVSVRELVNQLNAQVLCRPDRLNLMVETMTIGAMNVNSALRYFQNARNQVVVTGGDRTDLQLAALETSTQCLVLTGCLSPNPEILSRAEDLEVPILSVDLDTLTTVEIIDRCFGQVRLHEPVKVDCIQRLMRQHFDLDRLLKLLNL